The Spirulina subsalsa PCC 9445 region ACCATGAACTAAAAGAGGATATTCTGGCATATTTAAATTCAGTTTTAATCCCTTATCTTCTAACGCTAAGACCTGAAAAGAAATCACCTCATCAATAATTTCTCCTAAATTAACTTGCTGCATATCAACAGAAAGCTGACCCGCTTCCACCTTGGATAAATCCAAAATTTCATCAATAATTTTAAGCAAATGAACCGCCGCATGATCCGCTTGCGCTAAAAACTCCAACTCTTCATCAGGATCATCACACATCCCGTCTTCTACTAAGCGCAACGAGCCAATAATAGCATTGAGTGGCGTTCGCAATTCATGGGAAATTGTGGTTAAAAATTCACTTTTTAACTGATTAGCCGTCTGAGCTTCACGCCAAGCCACCTCTAATTCCTCAGCCCAATGCTTTAAATTAGTAATCATACTATTAAGCGCACTCGCTAACTGTCGAAACTCCCAAATTTTAAAGTTTTGGGGAATTTCGTGATCACTTTGTAAAGCTTCTTGTTGTAGAGCAAACTTGGTTAACTTTTCTAGGGGGTGGGCTAAATCTCGGGCAACATATAAAATGGTAAAGAAACTAGCCCCTAAAATCGTAACACTTAAGCCAATTAATAACTGTAATAACGTGCGGCGAATGGGTTCTAAAGCATAGAGTGCATCATCTAAGCGAGTGACTGCCAAAACCACCCAAAACTGATCAGGATTATTGGCAACCGGATTTTGAATGGCCGTATAACCCGCTAAGAGGGAAACTCCATGTTCCTCGAAGTGTAGAAATTCATTCCTGCCGGACGTTGCAGAGTTAATGGCCGTTTGTAAGCGATCGCCTGACATCAACTCATCCACACTCCGACCCACATATTCCCCCAAAGGATGCGCCAACACAACCCCCTGCTGATTAATCACCATCGCATATCCCGTAAAAGAACCCCGCGATAAACTCGTTTCATTAATGATTCTCGATTGCACATGAAGGGTAGAACGTAATTCTCCCCCATCATCATAAATTGGCACACTATAAAATAGTCTCAATGTACTATTTAAAGTGTGAGGCATCGTCAAAGAAACCCCCTCAGCCCTTAACGGCAAAACCACTTGCACCTGTACTTGTAGAGGATTCAGCATCACCTCTAGACTTTGACTCAACCAAACCTCTGGATTCGGAGCATTTAACCGTTCGGAACCGCAAGTGCTAGCCATGACACCCTGATCCACTACACTATGGAGTTGCACACAATCAATCTCCGTCGGGAGATACTCAGCCAGCCCTTCTAAATACGCTTGTTGCTCCTCCACAGAACCTGTTTTGAGCGTTGTACTCTGACTGACAGCGACTAAATTCACCTTGAGTCCTTCAATCAACTGACTAATATTCTCCCCTTTGCGAATAGCGCTTTCCGTCAGATTTTGGCGCGCTGTTTCCAACAAAGCAGAACGCCCCTTACGGTACGTGACACCATAGGTTAACCCTACCCCTAACAAAAACACAGGCACACTCACTAAAAAGAGTCGTGTCAGTAGAATACGGCGAAAAGAAGAAACAGACTTACTCATAAACAGGATTAGTAGCAACTCCCTGATATAGCATCAGGCGATTATTCTCATAGAGAACCCTCAGCTTAAATGCTCAATAGTTTATTTTTATGTTCAAATTCAAACCGGATAGCCCTTGCACTCTCTGTTTCACCCACTCAATGACATCTCGGAAACATCGAACTTCAATTCATACATTTTTAGTTCAAACGCACTAAGAAATTCAAGCGGGAAACACTGAGCGTTAAATAGTAGATTCCATTGAGCATCTATACTTCATGATAAAGGTTGCCGTGCTATGTCAGTGTGAAAAAAAAGCCCGATAATTTAAGGATTTGGTAAACTTTCTCGATTTTCCCATCAATCCTATCTCAGAACCTCAGATCAGGCTTTCTTCAAACTTGACAATTCAAAAAAAAAGGTTAGCCTTGAACAGGAAACCAAATCAGTGCTTACTCATAAGTCTCTATAACAAAATATTGGATTCGATTTTTGGGGGGGAACAAAAAACACATCTTTGAGCCGAACACTCTCCCCAGTCATCCTGTTGAAATAAAATCCAGACGATTAAAAAGACAGTCCTCAGCTAATCGAAGCATCTGAGCGTAACTGACCTCTCACTTGACCTTAACTCCTCAGATTATCAACCATGAAAACGTTTAATCCCCCAACCCAGTGGGTGAAAGATTCTGCTGGCTTAGTTCTGCTATTAATCCTTGCCCTAGGTACATTTTTGCGAGTCTACGGTATTAATTTTGGCTTGCCTCACCTCTACAACTTTGATGAAATTATTTTTGTAGACCGGGCTTATTATATGTTAGGGAATCAAGATCCTAACCCCCAATGGTTTGGCGCTCCAGCTAGCACAACAATCTATCTTTTAGCGTTGGTTTACCTCGTTATCTTTGTGATAGGCTTAATTTTCGGTCAATTTAGCAATCCATCACAATTTAAAGCATTATATTTGACAGATCCGACTGTTTTTTATCTCAGTGGTCGGTTATTAACGGCTGTGTTTGGTATTGCAATCATTGTTTTAGTTTATTGGATTGGTCATAAACTATTTAACCCCAGTGTCGGTCTAATTGGGGCGGCTTTTATTGCATTTTCTCCCCTTTATGTCTATCTTTCTAAGCTCATTCGGATGGACATTCAGATGACATTTTTTATTTTACTCTCTCTCTGGTTTTGCCTAAAAACATTAGAAGATACTGGATGGCTTAACTATATCTTAGCTGGGGCTTTTCTTGGGTTAGCTATTACGACTAAATATCCAGCTATTTTATTTACTGTAAGTATTCTTTTAGCTCACTTTATTAGCCATCCCAAGTCAAGGAAATCTAGTTTTAAAATTGTCATTAGTGCATTTTCTTGTGTAGCTGGAGTATTTGTTTCTTCGCCCTTCCTGTTTCTAGATATTGAGCGCGCTTGGCATGATGTAATTTATGAAAGCAGATCAGAACACTTAGGAGCAACAGGACAAGGTTTTTGGGCAGACTTAATCTGGTATTGGCGAGAACCTATTTTAGCTAATTTTACTATACTAGGGATAATTTTAAGCCTTTTTGGTTTTGGTCTTGCCTTGACATCAAAACGGAAAGACTTGCTCGTATTTATTAGTTTTCCCCTAGTGTTTTTTGTCTTTATCTCTACCCTCAGTTTACGCTGGGATCGTTGGATTATTCCTGTCTTTCCCTTTCTAGGGCTGCTCATTGGCTATGCTATTTATACCCTTTATCAATGGGTTAAACAACGTTTTAATCATCGGGTCAGTCTCTTTATAAGTTTAGCCCTTTTAGGGATAATGCTCCTACCATTGGCGAGCCTCAGTTTTCTAGAGAGTCGGGAAATGGCAGGGGTGGATACTCGGACTTTAGCGGGAGAGTGGATGTTAAAAAATATTCCCCCTCAAAGTTCAGTATTAGTGGAACTTTATACTCCCCAATTGCCTAAAGATTCTTTTCAGTTTTTTGAGGTTAACGAGCAGGGAAATTTAACCCAAACTGACTTAAGTCAGTTTGAACATTATCGCTTTATTCCCTCTTGGAGCCAGATCGGGAATTTGAAAAATATTGAGCAAATCACAAATCAGAATATTGATTATATTGTCATGAGCAATATGTATGATCGATTTGCCCGAGAGAAAGAACAGTACCGCGAAATTGTTAGAACTTATCAAGCTATTATGAAACAAAAAACTTTGGTTTATGAGACGCAACAAGTGCGGGGAGTTAATTATGGTCCGACTATCCGCATTTATCAAGTAAACTAAGTCTACAGATCCCGCAATAGCACCTCTTTTTTAGGAAGAGAGAGCAAAATTTTAAACAAAAGATTTCACCAACTTAAGGATTGATATAGGTTAACTGAAAATATTGCTTTTATCCAAATTGATCATTCCTAAAAATCAATCGTCAATCCTTAAGCAAATTGTCATCAAATTACTGCCAACTCTTAGAAAATCATGGTTGTCTTCCCTCGACACAAGCTTTTATTGTCACTCCTGCCTTTTCTCTTCATCGTCTCAGTTGCCATTATCATGAATTGGAGATGGCTAAGTGGAGAAATATTATTAGCGCAAGATATTAAATATCATATAATTTGGCTTCAGCATTTTTCCCAACAATTTCACCAAGAAGGTATTTTATATCCTCGTTGGTTAGCTGGAACAAATTATGGTTATGGAAGTCCGACATTTGTTTTTTATCCTCCTTTAGTCTCCTATGTAGGGACTTTGTTTAAATTTATGCCGTTGACTCTGAGTCAAATCATGGCAATTCTCTATATTTTACCTGTGGCGATTGTGGGAAGTAGTTTTTATTTTTTTGCACAGGAAAAATGGGGGAAGTTGTCGGCATTATTTGGGTCATTATATTTAATGCTCTGTCCCTATTTGTCACTCAATTTATATAGTCGAGGCTCGTTGCCAGAAACTTGGGGAATTGCTTGGATTCCTTTAGGGGTTTGGCTAACCTCTCGCTCTCTAGTTTATCCTAAATATAGAATCATTTTGACCCTTTTTTCCGGAATTTTCGCCTTAACTCATTTACCAACGCTCTTATTATCAGTTCTGTTCTGGATTCCTTTTATTCTGCTTTTTTCAAGGTGGTATTCTTGGAAGCCAGTATTAATGACTTTAGGGGCGGTTTTTTTGGGCTGGGGTTTAGTTTCTTTTTATCTCGCTCCAGCTGTTTTAGAACAACCCTTGGTTAATATTAGTTGGATGAAAGGGGTGTCCGGTGGGTTTTCAGCCAATTTATTGTTTGCTCAGACTTCTCCTGGGACGATTATGCACATGATTCGACCCATTTGGAAAAATTATGTAGTTACTCTCTGTGTACTGACAGCAATAGCTGTTTTTGTGCAACGAAAACATAAGCAAGAATGGGGAAGGCTAGGATATACCTTGGGATTTTGTTTAGTTGTTATGTTTTTGATGACTGAAGGATCTCGAATCATTTGGGTACTATTTAAACCTCTCCAAATGGTTCAGTTTCCTTGGCGAGCGTTAGGTTTATTATCTTTTGGTATTGCTGTTTTATTAACAATTTCTGTTTCTGGGCTTGTTAATAAATCTTGGAAAAGTCAGCTTTTATTGTTGGTGATTGGGTTCATTTTAATGTATAATGTGCGTGGAGTTTGGCGCATTGTCCGAGATGCGCCAACCCTCAATAACCCTCGATGGTTTGAAGGGGAACAACTAGAAGAATTGCAAATTGCTATAGATGAACCTTTCGCTAAAGAATTAAGAGATGCACCGGAATATCGCCCTTTACTATCAAGTGGGGAAGTGGCTTCTGTACCGCAAATTGGACAGCCTCGGGTTTCTGTGCTGGAAGGAAGGGCTGAGGTGGTTGTTGAAAAATGGGGCAGTTATGAGCGAATTTTACAAGTAGATGCGGCTGAGAGTTCTGTGATTAGAATTCGCACTTATTATTATCCGGCATGGCAGCTTGAGGTGAATGGTGTTGCTCATCCGATGGCTATGGGAGAGGATGGAACAATTCATTTTCAATTAGAAGCGGGAACTTATGCGGTGAAGTTGAGCTATCAATGGACGGATGCGTTTAAATTGGGGGTTGTGATTAGTCTTTTGACGGTGATCGGTTTAACGATAGCAATCTTAAATAGGTGGTGGTAGGGGCAATTTATGAATTCCCCCTATTCTATGGGTTAGGTTTCCCAAAATCTTACAACTCAAATCGGATGACTATAGACTTGGGGAACATGGACAATGGTAAGTTTTCGTGTTAGATAAGGGTTAGGGTGAATCCTAGAGTTTTTTAGGGTTTGGAGTCAGTATAAGTTAAGGGTCAGTGGTGGTTAAACGACTGACTGATATGAGGGGATGAAGTATAGAGTTGCACTAAGTTGTTTCTTGGTGTCTGTATTCTCTTTCGGAGTCTATGCCGCTCACACGGACAAAAGTGCTGAGGTGGTACGGGTGGGAATTTATCAAAACCCCCCCAAGGTGTTTCGGGATAATACAGGCAATCCGGCGGGGTTTTGGGTAGACATACTAGAAGATATTGCAGAGCGTGAACATTGGGCTGTGCAGTATGTTCCCTGTGAGTGGGAGCGGTGTTTGGAGGGGGTGAAGGAGGGGGAGCTTGACTTAATGTTCGATGTGGCGCATTCTGAGGAGCGCGATCGCCTTTTTGAGTTTAATCAAGAGGTGGTGCTGTTGAGTTGGTCGGTGGTCTATAGTAGAGCAGGACTTACCCTAGACTCGATTTTGGATTTAGATCACAAGCGGGTGGCGGTTCTACGCAATAGTATTCAAGTCCAGGCGCTGGAGAATTATACAACTTCCTTTGATGTTAGCCCCGAGTTGGTGAAGGTGGCAGATTTTGAGGAGATGTTCCAGTTGTTGGCTCAGGGGGAGGTGGAT contains the following coding sequences:
- a CDS encoding ArnT family glycosyltransferase — translated: MKTFNPPTQWVKDSAGLVLLLILALGTFLRVYGINFGLPHLYNFDEIIFVDRAYYMLGNQDPNPQWFGAPASTTIYLLALVYLVIFVIGLIFGQFSNPSQFKALYLTDPTVFYLSGRLLTAVFGIAIIVLVYWIGHKLFNPSVGLIGAAFIAFSPLYVYLSKLIRMDIQMTFFILLSLWFCLKTLEDTGWLNYILAGAFLGLAITTKYPAILFTVSILLAHFISHPKSRKSSFKIVISAFSCVAGVFVSSPFLFLDIERAWHDVIYESRSEHLGATGQGFWADLIWYWREPILANFTILGIILSLFGFGLALTSKRKDLLVFISFPLVFFVFISTLSLRWDRWIIPVFPFLGLLIGYAIYTLYQWVKQRFNHRVSLFISLALLGIMLLPLASLSFLESREMAGVDTRTLAGEWMLKNIPPQSSVLVELYTPQLPKDSFQFFEVNEQGNLTQTDLSQFEHYRFIPSWSQIGNLKNIEQITNQNIDYIVMSNMYDRFAREKEQYREIVRTYQAIMKQKTLVYETQQVRGVNYGPTIRIYQVN
- a CDS encoding ATP-binding protein gives rise to the protein MSKSVSSFRRILLTRLFLVSVPVFLLGVGLTYGVTYRKGRSALLETARQNLTESAIRKGENISQLIEGLKVNLVAVSQSTTLKTGSVEEQQAYLEGLAEYLPTEIDCVQLHSVVDQGVMASTCGSERLNAPNPEVWLSQSLEVMLNPLQVQVQVVLPLRAEGVSLTMPHTLNSTLRLFYSVPIYDDGGELRSTLHVQSRIINETSLSRGSFTGYAMVINQQGVVLAHPLGEYVGRSVDELMSGDRLQTAINSATSGRNEFLHFEEHGVSLLAGYTAIQNPVANNPDQFWVVLAVTRLDDALYALEPIRRTLLQLLIGLSVTILGASFFTILYVARDLAHPLEKLTKFALQQEALQSDHEIPQNFKIWEFRQLASALNSMITNLKHWAEELEVAWREAQTANQLKSEFLTTISHELRTPLNAIIGSLRLVEDGMCDDPDEELEFLAQADHAAVHLLKIIDEILDLSKVEAGQLSVDMQQVNLGEIIDEVISFQVLALEDKGLKLNLNMPEYPLLVHGDPAKLRQVLINVLNNAIKFTKEGSITVEVWLEMLPTILGGSGEEDSSEYISSPSGQQVVILIRDTGIGIDPTAQNRLFRPFVMVDGSTTRASGGMGLGLAISRNLIELMGGKITLYSAGKDQGTTVKLYLATVKRYDLLESSANGLINYS